One region of Streptomyces davaonensis JCM 4913 genomic DNA includes:
- a CDS encoding SCO4225 family membrane protein gives MPKDSGLRRLLALATDTWPARGYWALFAASVGAAFVAPDSLLASVHLLLTAPWAGLAILVPIDPGADADTAVQALALSGWAVWLLLCALVNAAAFGALTHHIRDSRAARHA, from the coding sequence ATGCCGAAGGACTCAGGACTGCGCCGACTGCTCGCCCTGGCCACGGACACCTGGCCCGCCCGGGGCTACTGGGCGCTCTTCGCCGCCTCCGTGGGCGCCGCCTTCGTCGCCCCGGACAGCCTCCTGGCCTCGGTCCATCTGCTGCTCACGGCGCCCTGGGCCGGCCTGGCGATCCTCGTTCCGATCGACCCCGGCGCCGACGCCGACACGGCGGTCCAGGCGCTCGCCCTGTCCGGCTGGGCCGTATGGCTGCTGCTGTGCGCGCTGGTGAACGCCGCCGCGTTCGGTGCCCTCACCCACCACATCCGCGACAGCCGCGCCGCGCGGCACGCGTGA